In Pseudonocardia sp. C8, one genomic interval encodes:
- the glyA gene encoding serine hydroxymethyltransferase, with protein sequence MTEQTFWGPDFSALQQQDPDIAGVLLDELERLRGGLQLIASENLTSPAVLAALGSTLSNKYAEGYPGRRYYGGCSVVDEAENIGNARAKELFGAEHANLQPHSGASANLAAYAAFAKPGDTVLAMDLKQGGHLTHGSKVNFSGLWFHPVSYTVREDTELIDYDQVRDLARQHQPKIIIAGATAYPRLIDFKAFREIADEVGAKLMVDAAHFIGLVAGQAIPSPVPYADVVTATTHKVLRGPRGGMVLCREEHAKAIDKAVFPFSQGGPLMHAVAAKAVAMKEAAQPAYQAYARQVIANAQALTKSLETEGMRAVSGGTDNHLALLDLRPIGISGGDAETRCDRAGITLNKNAIPYDPAPPMKPSGIRVGSPSVTTQGMTETDMAEVGSLLARAVKAEHDTPAGDAELRDVAEAVTALVRKAPAYPRG encoded by the coding sequence GTGACTGAGCAGACCTTCTGGGGCCCGGACTTCTCCGCACTGCAACAGCAGGATCCCGACATCGCGGGTGTCCTGCTGGACGAGCTGGAGCGCCTCCGTGGCGGTCTCCAGCTCATCGCGAGCGAGAACCTGACCAGCCCGGCCGTGCTGGCGGCGCTCGGGTCGACCCTGTCCAACAAGTACGCCGAGGGCTACCCCGGCCGCCGATACTACGGCGGCTGCAGCGTGGTCGACGAGGCCGAGAACATCGGCAACGCGCGGGCGAAGGAGCTCTTCGGCGCCGAGCACGCCAACCTGCAGCCGCACTCCGGTGCCAGCGCGAACCTCGCGGCCTACGCCGCGTTCGCCAAGCCGGGCGACACCGTGCTGGCCATGGACCTCAAGCAGGGCGGCCACCTGACGCACGGAAGCAAGGTCAACTTCTCCGGGCTGTGGTTCCACCCCGTGTCCTACACGGTCCGCGAGGACACCGAGCTCATCGACTACGACCAGGTCCGCGACCTGGCCCGGCAGCACCAGCCGAAGATCATCATTGCCGGCGCGACGGCGTACCCGCGCCTGATCGACTTCAAGGCCTTCCGGGAGATCGCCGACGAGGTCGGCGCCAAGCTCATGGTCGACGCCGCCCACTTCATCGGGCTCGTCGCCGGCCAGGCGATCCCGTCGCCGGTGCCGTACGCCGACGTCGTGACCGCCACCACGCACAAGGTGCTCCGCGGTCCGCGCGGCGGCATGGTGCTGTGCCGCGAGGAGCACGCGAAGGCCATCGACAAGGCGGTCTTCCCGTTCTCCCAGGGCGGCCCGCTGATGCACGCGGTCGCGGCGAAGGCCGTCGCGATGAAGGAGGCCGCGCAGCCGGCGTACCAGGCGTACGCCCGGCAGGTCATCGCGAACGCCCAGGCGCTGACCAAGAGCCTCGAGACCGAGGGCATGCGGGCCGTCTCGGGCGGCACCGACAACCACCTGGCCCTGCTGGACCTGCGGCCGATCGGCATCTCCGGCGGCGACGCCGAGACCCGCTGCGACCGGGCCGGCATCACGCTCAACAAGAACGCCATCCCGTACGACCCGGCCCCGCCGATGAAGCCGTCCGGCATCCGGGTCGGCTCGCCGAGCGTCACCACGCAGGGGATGACCGAGACCGACATGGCCGAGGTCGGCTCCCTGCTGGCCCGTGCGGTCAAGGCCGAGCACGACACCCCGGCCGGTGACGCGGAGCTCCGCGACGTCGCCGAGGCGGTCACCGCACTCGTCCGCAAGGCACCCGCCTACCCTCGGGGCTGA
- a CDS encoding L-threonylcarbamoyladenylate synthase: protein MSAPQTQPLYDCSDPAERQRGLDAAARAVRAGELVVLPTDTVYGIGCDAFNGTAVRNLLAAKRRGPDMPVGVLVGSWTTIDGLVGTVPQSARALIEAFWPGELSLVLEHAPSLAWDLGSTRGTVMLRMPLHPVALELLREVGPMAVSSANTSGNPPASTVTEAITQLGGSVGVYLDGGPSGEPVASTIVDLTGSRPRLLREGGVTAAQVQEVVGQEVDPV, encoded by the coding sequence GTGAGCGCACCGCAGACCCAGCCGCTGTACGACTGCAGCGATCCGGCCGAACGGCAGCGCGGCCTGGACGCGGCCGCCCGTGCGGTCCGGGCCGGTGAGCTGGTCGTCCTGCCCACCGACACGGTGTACGGCATCGGCTGCGACGCCTTCAACGGCACCGCGGTGCGCAACCTGCTCGCCGCCAAGCGGCGGGGCCCGGACATGCCGGTCGGCGTGCTCGTCGGGTCCTGGACGACGATCGACGGCCTGGTCGGCACGGTCCCGCAGTCCGCGCGGGCGCTGATCGAGGCGTTCTGGCCGGGTGAGCTGTCCCTGGTGCTGGAGCACGCGCCGTCGCTGGCCTGGGACCTCGGCAGCACCCGCGGCACGGTGATGCTGCGGATGCCGCTGCACCCGGTCGCCCTGGAGCTGCTGCGCGAGGTCGGGCCGATGGCCGTGTCCAGCGCGAACACCTCGGGCAACCCGCCGGCGTCCACCGTGACCGAGGCGATCACCCAGCTGGGCGGCAGCGTCGGCGTCTACCTCGACGGCGGCCCGTCCGGCGAACCGGTCGCGTCCACGATCGTCGACCTGACCGGTTCTCGCCCCCGGCTGCTCCGCGAGGGCGGTGTGACGGCGGCCCAGGTGCAGGAGGTCGTCGGCCAGGAGGTCGATCCGGTCTGA
- the prmC gene encoding peptide chain release factor N(5)-glutamine methyltransferase, with protein MTRRPLRVAIAEAERTLAASGVASPRVDAELLAAHVLGSTRAMLPMIPLVDPDVVERLAVLVKRRATREPLQHILGTAVLGPVEVAVGPGVFTPRPETELLLEWGLGAIRDVDRPVVLDLCTGTGALALAFAVSRADAQVHALEADPSALVWTRRNLDAHARSGGRPVTLHVADVRRPDLLVELEAKVDLVVCNPPYVPDGTPVPPEVARWDPPGAVFGGPDGTEIIQAVVRGATGWLRHGGALAVEHDDSHGETVPELLRRRRTLADVTEHDDLTGRPRFVTARRVPSGGDQGRSYPRRP; from the coding sequence ATGACCCGCCGCCCGCTCCGGGTGGCGATCGCGGAGGCGGAACGCACCCTGGCCGCGTCCGGGGTGGCCTCCCCGCGGGTGGACGCCGAGCTCCTCGCCGCGCACGTGCTGGGTTCGACCCGCGCGATGCTGCCGATGATCCCGCTGGTCGACCCGGACGTCGTCGAGCGGCTCGCGGTGCTGGTGAAGCGGCGTGCCACCCGGGAACCGTTGCAGCACATCCTGGGTACCGCGGTGCTCGGGCCGGTGGAGGTGGCCGTCGGGCCGGGCGTGTTCACCCCGCGGCCGGAGACGGAGCTGCTGCTGGAGTGGGGGCTCGGGGCGATCCGGGACGTCGACCGGCCGGTCGTGCTCGACCTGTGCACCGGGACCGGGGCGCTCGCGCTGGCCTTCGCGGTGTCCCGGGCGGACGCGCAGGTGCACGCCCTCGAGGCCGACCCGTCGGCGCTGGTCTGGACCCGCCGCAACCTCGACGCGCACGCCCGGTCGGGCGGGCGCCCGGTCACCCTGCACGTCGCGGACGTCCGCCGGCCCGACCTGCTGGTCGAGCTCGAGGCGAAGGTCGACCTGGTCGTGTGCAACCCGCCCTACGTCCCGGACGGCACCCCGGTCCCGCCCGAGGTGGCCCGGTGGGACCCGCCGGGCGCGGTGTTCGGCGGCCCGGACGGCACCGAGATCATCCAGGCGGTCGTGCGGGGCGCGACCGGCTGGCTGCGGCACGGCGGGGCGCTCGCGGTCGAGCACGACGACTCACACGGTGAGACCGTGCCCGAACTGTTGCGCCGCAGGCGGACCCTGGCCGACGTGACCGAGCACGACGACCTGACCGGGCGTCCCCGGTTCGTCACCGCGCGCCGGGTGCCTTCCGGTGGTGACCAGGGACGGTCGTATCCTCGCCGACCGTGA
- the prfA gene encoding peptide chain release factor 1, which translates to MASPTQSVDAVLDEYAELEQRLADPEVLADQVQARKLGKRYAQLGPIVRCARALARARDDRDAARELAAEDRAFAAEADALDGRVVELETELSELLVPRDPHDSDDVLMEVKSGEGGEESALFAGDLVRMYTRYAESRGWKVEVLSSTPSDLGGFKDITLSVRSKDPAQGVWASLKFEGGVHRVQRVPVTESQGRIHTSAAGVLVFPDADETPDVEIADSDIRVDVFRASGHGGQSVNTTDSAVRITHLPSGIVVSCQNERSQLQNKARAMDVLRARLQAKAEAEAAEAASEQRRLQVRTVDRSERIRTYNFPENRISDHRVGFKAYNLSSVLDGDLADVLAALTAAERAEAMG; encoded by the coding sequence ATGGCCAGCCCCACCCAGTCGGTCGACGCCGTGCTCGACGAGTACGCCGAGCTCGAGCAGCGCCTCGCCGACCCCGAGGTGCTCGCCGACCAGGTGCAGGCCCGGAAGCTGGGCAAGCGCTACGCCCAGCTCGGCCCGATCGTGCGGTGCGCCCGGGCGCTGGCCCGGGCCCGCGACGACCGCGACGCCGCCCGCGAGCTCGCGGCCGAGGACCGGGCGTTCGCCGCCGAGGCGGACGCGCTGGACGGCCGGGTCGTCGAGCTGGAGACCGAGCTCTCCGAGCTGCTCGTGCCCCGCGATCCGCACGACTCCGACGACGTCCTCATGGAGGTCAAGTCCGGTGAGGGCGGCGAGGAGTCCGCGCTGTTCGCGGGCGACCTCGTGCGGATGTACACCCGCTACGCCGAGTCCCGCGGCTGGAAGGTCGAGGTGCTCAGCTCCACCCCGTCCGACCTGGGCGGGTTCAAGGACATCACGCTGTCGGTGCGCTCGAAGGACCCGGCGCAGGGCGTGTGGGCGTCGCTGAAGTTCGAGGGCGGCGTGCACCGGGTGCAGCGGGTGCCGGTCACCGAGTCGCAGGGCCGCATCCACACGTCCGCGGCGGGTGTCCTGGTGTTCCCGGACGCCGACGAGACCCCGGACGTCGAGATCGCCGACTCCGACATCCGGGTCGACGTGTTCCGGGCGTCCGGGCACGGGGGGCAGAGCGTCAACACCACCGACTCCGCGGTGCGGATCACCCACCTGCCCAGCGGGATCGTCGTGAGCTGCCAGAACGAGCGCTCCCAGCTGCAGAACAAGGCACGGGCCATGGACGTCCTGCGGGCCCGGCTGCAGGCGAAGGCCGAGGCGGAGGCCGCCGAGGCGGCATCGGAGCAGCGTCGCCTGCAGGTCCGCACGGTCGACCGCTCCGAGCGGATCCGGACCTACAACTTCCCGGAGAACCGGATCTCCGACCACCGCGTCGGGTTCAAGGCGTACAACCTGTCCTCGGTGCTCGACGGTGACCTGGCCGACGTCCTCGCCGCGCTCACCGCCGCCGAGCGCGCGGAGGCGATGGGATGA
- the rpmE gene encoding 50S ribosomal protein L31 — MREGIHPQYVDTQVTCGCGNQFTTRSTKSNGAITVEVCSACHPFYTGKQKILDSGGRVARFEARYGKRRPAGK, encoded by the coding sequence ATGCGCGAGGGCATCCACCCTCAGTACGTCGACACCCAGGTCACCTGCGGTTGCGGCAACCAGTTCACCACCCGCAGCACGAAGTCGAACGGTGCGATCACCGTCGAGGTCTGCTCCGCCTGCCACCCGTTCTACACGGGCAAGCAGAAGATCCTGGACTCCGGCGGCCGCGTGGCCCGCTTCGAGGCCCGCTACGGGAAGCGCCGGCCCGCCGGCAAGTAG
- the rho gene encoding transcription termination factor Rho: MVLAELRQLATELNVPDISGMRKGDLIAAIKERQGGAAAPARKSKPKAGSAGAEGSQQLPLGETSTNGAAPAADAEQAEAPAPRTRRRRAASRPAGAPDAASEAAPSTPAGTKPAESKPVESTPAGTKPVESKPAESAPTGPPPVEAKASAPAEAPVTGDRPEKTDETPSGDDRKGDRTEDGGRRSRTRRRGQPDENGQRDAGQRDAQKDAQSDSGTDDGGRGDGGRGGRNRNDNRSDNRNDGAASDRDGGGRGGRNRNNNDDNDGGGRNNNRAGGRTAVSDDQDDDGDGRGRRGRRFRDRRRGRDRERGGGGGGNVDTEIRDDDVLLPVAGIVDILDNYAFVRTTGYLSGPTDVYVSMSMVRKNGLRRGDAITGAVRQPREGEQQRQKFNPLVRVDTINGRDPESARQRAEFTKLTPLYPNERLRLETEPTQLTTRVIDLVMPVGKGQRALIVSPPKAGKTTIMQAIANAITTNNPECHLMVVLVDERPEEVTDMQRSVKGEVIASTFDRPPSDHTTVAELSIERAKRLVEMGHDVVVLLDNITRLGRAYNLAAPASGRILSGGVDSTALYPPKRFLGAARNIEDGGSLTIFATALVETGSTMDTVIFEEFKGTGNAELKLDRKIADKRVFPAIDVGDSGTRKEELLMSPDEHAVMVKLRRVLAALDDQQAIDLVLDRLKKTKTNIEFLMQVAKNAPGKDDD; this comes from the coding sequence ATGGTGCTGGCCGAGCTGCGCCAGCTGGCCACCGAGCTGAACGTCCCGGACATCTCCGGCATGCGAAAGGGCGACCTGATCGCGGCCATCAAGGAGCGTCAGGGGGGTGCGGCCGCCCCGGCGAGGAAGTCGAAGCCGAAGGCCGGGTCCGCCGGCGCGGAGGGGTCGCAGCAGCTTCCCCTCGGCGAGACCTCCACCAACGGTGCGGCCCCGGCCGCGGACGCCGAGCAGGCCGAGGCACCCGCGCCGCGGACCCGCCGCCGTCGTGCAGCCAGCCGCCCGGCCGGTGCGCCCGACGCCGCGTCCGAGGCCGCCCCGTCGACGCCGGCCGGGACGAAGCCCGCCGAGTCGAAGCCGGTGGAGTCGACGCCTGCCGGGACGAAGCCGGTGGAGTCCAAGCCCGCCGAGTCCGCTCCCACCGGGCCACCGCCCGTCGAGGCGAAGGCCTCCGCCCCGGCCGAGGCCCCGGTGACGGGCGACCGTCCGGAGAAGACGGACGAGACGCCGTCCGGCGACGACCGCAAGGGTGACAGGACCGAGGACGGCGGCCGTCGCTCCCGCACCCGCCGCCGTGGTCAGCCCGACGAGAACGGCCAGCGCGACGCCGGCCAGCGCGACGCCCAGAAGGACGCCCAGTCCGACTCCGGCACCGACGACGGTGGCCGTGGCGACGGCGGCCGGGGCGGGCGCAACCGCAACGACAACCGCAGCGACAACCGCAACGACGGCGCCGCGAGCGACCGCGACGGCGGCGGCCGCGGCGGTCGCAACCGCAACAACAACGACGACAACGACGGCGGCGGCCGCAACAACAACCGTGCCGGCGGCCGCACCGCGGTGAGCGACGACCAGGACGACGACGGTGACGGCCGCGGCCGTCGCGGGCGCCGGTTCCGGGACCGCCGCCGCGGCAGGGACCGCGAGCGGGGCGGCGGTGGCGGCGGCAACGTCGACACCGAGATCCGCGACGACGACGTCCTGCTGCCGGTCGCCGGCATCGTCGACATCCTGGACAACTACGCGTTCGTGCGGACCACCGGATACCTGTCCGGCCCGACCGACGTCTACGTCTCGATGTCGATGGTGCGCAAGAACGGCCTGCGCCGCGGTGACGCGATCACCGGTGCCGTCCGCCAGCCCCGCGAGGGCGAGCAGCAGCGGCAGAAGTTCAACCCGCTGGTCCGGGTGGACACGATCAACGGCCGGGACCCGGAGAGCGCGCGCCAGCGTGCCGAGTTCACCAAGCTGACGCCGCTGTACCCGAACGAGCGGCTCCGCCTGGAGACCGAGCCGACCCAGCTCACCACCCGGGTCATCGACCTGGTGATGCCGGTCGGCAAGGGTCAGCGTGCGCTGATCGTGTCGCCGCCGAAGGCCGGCAAGACCACGATCATGCAGGCGATCGCCAACGCGATCACCACGAACAACCCCGAGTGCCACCTCATGGTCGTCCTCGTCGACGAGCGGCCGGAGGAGGTCACCGACATGCAGCGGTCGGTGAAGGGCGAGGTCATCGCCTCCACCTTCGACCGGCCGCCGTCGGACCACACCACCGTCGCCGAGCTCTCGATCGAGCGGGCGAAGCGGCTGGTCGAGATGGGCCACGACGTGGTCGTCCTGCTGGACAACATCACCCGCCTCGGCCGGGCGTACAACCTGGCGGCGCCGGCCTCGGGCCGGATCCTCTCCGGTGGTGTCGACTCGACCGCGCTGTACCCGCCGAAGCGGTTCCTCGGTGCGGCGCGCAACATCGAGGACGGCGGCTCGCTGACCATCTTCGCGACGGCGCTGGTCGAGACCGGGTCCACGATGGACACGGTGATCTTCGAGGAGTTCAAGGGCACCGGCAACGCCGAGCTCAAGCTCGACCGCAAGATCGCCGACAAGCGGGTCTTCCCGGCGATCGACGTGGGCGACAGCGGCACCCGCAAGGAGGAGCTGCTGATGTCGCCGGACGAGCACGCGGTGATGGTCAAGCTCCGCCGCGTCCTCGCCGCGCTGGACGACCAGCAGGCGATCGACCTGGTGCTCGACCGGCTGAAGAAGACCAAGACCAACATCGAGTTCCTGATGCAGGTCGCGAAGAACGCACCCGGCAAGGACGACGACTAG
- the thrB gene encoding homoserine kinase has product MGRPTRARIRVPGSTANLGPGFDCLGMALGLYDEIDVEVFETPGLFVDVAGEGARFVPRDERHLVMRAMRQAFELFGGCSGAPPGLRLRCTNAVPHSRGLGSSAAAAVAGVTAAAVLAGRDLELERDAVLQLSAGMEGHADNAAASLLGGFVVAWETRGAARRFHAEKLDVHPDVRPVAFVAGIESSTKSTRGLLPEEVPLADAAFTGSRCALAVLAMTRRPDLLLAATEDKLHQPYRRPAYPDSLRLVESLRERGIAAAISGAGPTVLALTTDGEVPDDVDTEGFAVLPLPVDTEGVHVEVL; this is encoded by the coding sequence CGCCCGACGCGCGCGCGGATCCGCGTGCCCGGGTCGACGGCGAACCTCGGGCCCGGGTTCGACTGCCTCGGCATGGCGCTCGGCCTCTACGACGAGATCGACGTCGAGGTGTTCGAGACGCCCGGCCTGTTCGTCGACGTCGCCGGTGAGGGTGCCCGGTTCGTCCCCCGGGACGAGCGGCACCTGGTCATGCGCGCGATGCGACAGGCGTTCGAGCTGTTCGGGGGGTGTAGTGGGGCGCCTCCGGGGCTGCGCCTGCGGTGCACGAACGCCGTGCCGCACTCCCGCGGTCTCGGCAGCTCGGCGGCCGCGGCCGTCGCCGGGGTGACCGCGGCCGCCGTCCTCGCCGGCCGCGACCTCGAGCTGGAGCGCGACGCGGTGCTGCAGCTCTCGGCCGGGATGGAGGGCCACGCGGACAACGCCGCCGCCAGCCTGCTCGGCGGGTTCGTGGTGGCCTGGGAGACGCGGGGCGCGGCGCGCCGGTTCCACGCGGAGAAGCTCGACGTGCACCCGGACGTGCGCCCGGTCGCGTTCGTCGCCGGGATCGAGTCGTCCACGAAGAGCACCCGCGGGCTGCTCCCCGAGGAGGTCCCGCTGGCCGACGCCGCCTTCACCGGCAGCCGGTGCGCGCTCGCCGTGCTCGCGATGACCCGGCGCCCCGACCTGCTGCTGGCCGCGACCGAGGACAAGCTGCACCAGCCCTACCGGCGGCCGGCCTACCCGGACTCGTTGCGCCTGGTCGAGAGCCTGCGCGAGCGGGGGATCGCCGCGGCGATCTCCGGCGCCGGACCGACGGTGCTGGCGCTCACCACCGACGGTGAGGTGCCCGACGACGTCGACACCGAAGGTTTCGCAGTGCTGCCGTTGCCGGTGGACACCGAGGGTGTGCACGTCGAGGTGCTCTGA